A portion of the Chondrinema litorale genome contains these proteins:
- a CDS encoding ABC transporter ATP-binding protein translates to MSKIFGSYRKRNAEKISVKDQLLAFKNLPEFFKMIWETSPAMTLGNIFLRIIKSSLPPIQLYIGKLIIDEVILLAGENASEGNLNQIWLLVGLEFLLAIVSDFISRGVTLLDSLLGDLFANKISVKLINHAAKMDLYQFEDASFYDKLERARRQTTSRVFLMSQVLTQIQDIITLIFLGIGLAVYAPWLILLLIVAVIPSFIAENYFNQQGFSLSKSWTPQRRELDYLRYIGASDETAKEIKTFNLSDFLSARFKEVSDKYYDANRKLSIKRAFWGSLLSLISTIAYYGAYIYIIFQTIEKLISVGDLTFLSGSFNRMRGLLQGIMGRFSSIAQEALYLQDLFSFFEIQPHIQNKNNALKVPSPIKEGFTFENVGFKYNNSEKWSLRNLNFHFKAGEKLALVGENGAGKTTLVKLLSRLYDPTEGRILLDGVDLKEYDLQDLRKAVGVIFQDYVRFQMDVRDNIAVGQIDQRANEVRIKNSAHKSLADTVINKLPESYNQLLGKRFNKGVELSGGEWQKIALARAYMRDAQLFILDEPTSALDARAEHEVFVRFSELIEGKSAVLISHRFSTVRMADRILFLEQGTLKELGTHQELLEKDGKYAELFTLQAKGYQ, encoded by the coding sequence ATGAGTAAAATTTTTGGTTCGTACAGGAAGAGAAATGCTGAAAAAATATCTGTAAAAGATCAATTACTAGCATTTAAAAATCTTCCTGAGTTTTTTAAAATGATTTGGGAAACCAGCCCGGCTATGACGCTGGGAAACATTTTTCTCAGAATTATTAAATCATCATTACCACCAATACAGCTTTATATTGGTAAGCTAATTATTGATGAGGTAATCTTACTAGCTGGTGAAAACGCTTCTGAAGGTAATCTCAATCAAATATGGTTATTAGTTGGCTTAGAGTTTCTATTAGCAATCGTTTCAGATTTTATATCTCGGGGTGTAACTCTTCTAGATAGCTTACTCGGAGATTTGTTTGCAAATAAAATCTCAGTAAAACTGATAAACCATGCTGCAAAAATGGATTTATATCAGTTTGAAGATGCTAGCTTTTACGACAAACTGGAACGAGCAAGACGACAAACAACTAGTAGAGTTTTTTTAATGTCGCAAGTGCTTACTCAGATTCAAGATATCATTACGCTTATATTTTTAGGAATTGGTTTGGCGGTGTACGCCCCTTGGCTGATACTTTTATTAATTGTAGCTGTTATTCCCTCATTTATAGCTGAGAACTATTTTAACCAACAGGGATTTTCTCTAAGTAAAAGCTGGACACCTCAAAGAAGAGAACTAGATTATCTCAGATATATCGGGGCAAGTGACGAAACTGCCAAAGAAATTAAAACTTTTAACCTTTCAGATTTTCTTTCAGCAAGATTTAAAGAAGTGTCTGATAAGTATTATGATGCAAACAGAAAACTATCTATAAAAAGAGCTTTCTGGGGCAGTTTACTTTCTTTAATTAGTACAATCGCTTACTATGGAGCTTATATTTATATCATCTTTCAGACAATTGAAAAGTTAATTTCTGTTGGTGATCTCACTTTTTTATCTGGTTCTTTTAATCGGATGCGAGGCTTGCTACAAGGCATAATGGGTCGATTCTCTTCCATCGCTCAGGAAGCACTTTATTTACAAGATTTGTTCAGTTTCTTTGAAATTCAGCCTCATATTCAAAATAAGAATAATGCGCTTAAAGTACCCTCTCCTATTAAAGAAGGATTCACTTTTGAAAATGTGGGCTTTAAGTATAACAACAGCGAAAAATGGTCTCTCAGGAATCTAAACTTTCATTTTAAAGCTGGTGAAAAGCTGGCGCTAGTTGGTGAAAATGGCGCTGGCAAAACTACGCTGGTAAAATTACTATCTCGCTTATATGATCCTACTGAGGGGCGAATACTACTAGATGGCGTTGATCTGAAAGAATATGATTTACAAGATTTGAGAAAAGCAGTTGGGGTAATATTTCAAGATTATGTGCGCTTTCAGATGGATGTAAGAGACAATATAGCTGTCGGGCAAATTGACCAACGTGCTAATGAAGTAAGAATAAAAAACTCTGCCCATAAAAGTTTGGCTGATACGGTTATCAATAAACTTCCAGAAAGTTACAATCAACTGCTAGGTAAAAGATTTAATAAAGGCGTAGAACTTTCTGGAGGTGAATGGCAAAAAATTGCATTGGCAAGAGCTTATATGAGAGATGCGCAACTATTTATTTTAGATGAGCCTACTTCTGCATTAGATGCTCGAGCAGAACATGAAGTTTTTGTAAGGTTTTCTGAACTGATTGAAGGTAAATCTGCAGTACTAATTTCTCATAGATTTTCTACTGTGAGAATGGCAGATAGAATTTTATTTCTGGAACAAGGTACACTAAAAGAGCTGGGTACTCATCAAGAATTATTAGAAAAAGATGGCAAATATGCCGAACTATTTACTTTACAAGCAAAAGGGTATCAGTAA
- a CDS encoding amidohydrolase family protein, with protein MKIFYFLIFIGFISACNTPKNEKIYNQDLALIKDVNVLDVRTGEILKNKFILIGGGEIIDILDEQPESKEIETVIEASGNFLMPGLAEMHAHIPSPDWGRENYEETLFLYLSNGVTTIRGMLGHPLHLELREKALKNEILSPRIITSSPSFNGNTVPTPEDAVEKVVAYKEAGYDFLKLHPGIKREVFDTLVKTAKLVDIPFAGHVSIDVGIRHALESGYATVDHVDGFIEGLVPEGKGLDPASNGFFGYNFTNEADTNLISELVEMTNTYGVWVVPTQSLFMRWFSPTDPEQLALEEEMKYMPKRTLESWVNSKKNLISDPEFSAEKWEAFNAIRKSLIYQLNKKGHGLLLGSDAPQVFNVPGFSIQHELKGMLDAGLTPLEAIQIGTLNPATYLNMEGKLGEVAIGASADFIMLEANPLDDMDILKKPAGVMVRGQWLSRETLDKKLAEIARSAEQ; from the coding sequence ATGAAAATATTCTACTTTTTAATATTTATAGGCTTTATCTCTGCATGCAATACTCCCAAAAATGAAAAAATCTATAATCAAGATCTTGCACTAATAAAAGATGTAAATGTATTAGATGTAAGAACTGGCGAAATCCTGAAAAATAAATTTATTCTAATTGGTGGAGGTGAGATAATAGATATACTGGACGAACAACCAGAATCTAAAGAGATAGAAACAGTAATTGAGGCTTCTGGTAACTTTTTAATGCCCGGTTTGGCTGAGATGCATGCACATATCCCTTCTCCTGATTGGGGCAGAGAAAATTACGAAGAAACTTTGTTCTTATATCTTTCAAATGGAGTAACTACCATAAGAGGTATGCTTGGGCATCCTTTGCATTTGGAACTCAGAGAGAAGGCTTTAAAAAATGAAATATTGAGTCCGAGAATTATCACTTCAAGCCCTTCTTTTAATGGAAATACTGTACCAACTCCCGAAGATGCTGTAGAAAAGGTAGTAGCTTATAAAGAAGCTGGTTATGACTTCTTAAAGTTACATCCAGGTATTAAAAGAGAGGTTTTCGATACTTTAGTAAAAACTGCGAAACTAGTAGATATTCCATTTGCAGGTCATGTTTCAATTGATGTGGGCATTAGACATGCTTTAGAAAGTGGCTATGCGACTGTAGACCATGTTGATGGTTTTATTGAAGGTTTGGTGCCAGAAGGAAAAGGTCTTGATCCAGCTTCAAATGGTTTTTTTGGATATAATTTTACTAATGAGGCAGATACTAATTTGATTAGCGAATTAGTAGAAATGACTAATACCTATGGTGTTTGGGTGGTACCGACACAAAGTTTGTTTATGAGATGGTTTTCTCCAACTGATCCTGAGCAACTTGCTTTAGAAGAAGAAATGAAATACATGCCTAAAAGAACTTTGGAGAGTTGGGTAAATAGTAAGAAAAACCTCATTTCTGATCCTGAGTTTAGTGCAGAAAAATGGGAGGCTTTTAATGCAATTCGTAAATCGTTGATCTATCAATTAAATAAAAAAGGTCACGGACTTTTGTTAGGTTCTGATGCACCACAAGTTTTTAACGTGCCGGGCTTTTCTATTCAACATGAGTTAAAAGGAATGTTAGATGCAGGTTTAACACCATTAGAAGCGATACAAATTGGCACATTAAACCCAGCAACCTATCTAAATATGGAAGGTAAATTAGGCGAAGTAGCCATAGGTGCAAGTGCCGATTTTATTATGTTGGAAGCTAATCCTCTTGACGATATGGATATTCTAAAAAAGCCAGCAGGAGTAATGGTAAGAGGGCAATGGTTGTCTAGAGAAACTCTAGATAAAAAACTTGCTGAAATTGCCAGAAGTGCTGAGCAGTAA
- a CDS encoding CHASE3 domain-containing protein: MFTKLKNHFTTKLYSVFLGIILILVALNVFFIISLKVHQASTDTQLKQMDQVMTYKNNFLSYLNSLDMGVRGYLLTDNPAFIETYKSTKRSQANEYNLLDSVLRELDYRPAKLNMVKQELNDYYDLMWKVIELRQNGDMEAAVDIIKQDKGTPLWEKYVTFSDPFNEYMAKENARIVKDREVLISINITLQILLGLLGIPILLLVIYLIHSQNKKNVDLIVSLQEKNNELIFKEYIDKTKTPDAGVVVKKLIDNIENSSHFVEEITKGNFTVQWEGMDGDKKLMNDGTLAGKLIQMKETMLKVQEETEYRSWFNNGVTQLTDTLRTYQDNPEELFDQVLMFIVKYLKANQGSLFIHDSESNKLVLKACYAFNRKKYLQKEVAPGEGLVGQIFLEKELLHLRNLPKDYTTISSGLGDSKPVTLIIVPLINNDEVLGVMELASFKTMDKETENFLIKVAEVIASSLYVYQNNEKTRKLLEVSQIQAEELRSQEEEMRQNSEELQATQEEMTRQKEELEKELADLRAKLSYEETSN, encoded by the coding sequence ATGTTCACTAAGCTTAAGAACCATTTTACAACAAAGTTATACTCTGTATTCCTCGGCATCATTCTTATCCTTGTTGCATTAAATGTGTTTTTTATAATTTCATTAAAAGTTCATCAAGCTTCAACAGATACTCAATTAAAGCAGATGGATCAGGTAATGACTTATAAAAATAACTTTCTGTCTTATCTAAATAGCCTAGATATGGGAGTAAGAGGTTATTTATTAACCGATAATCCAGCTTTTATAGAAACTTATAAAAGTACTAAAAGGAGCCAGGCAAATGAGTATAATTTACTTGATTCTGTATTGCGTGAATTAGATTATAGACCAGCAAAACTTAATATGGTTAAGCAGGAGCTTAATGATTATTATGACCTAATGTGGAAAGTAATAGAACTGAGGCAAAATGGAGATATGGAAGCCGCAGTTGACATTATTAAGCAAGACAAAGGTACTCCATTATGGGAGAAATATGTGACGTTTTCTGATCCGTTTAATGAGTATATGGCTAAAGAAAATGCACGTATAGTAAAAGATAGAGAGGTACTTATTTCGATTAATATAACATTACAAATATTATTAGGCTTATTGGGTATTCCCATTCTCTTATTAGTTATCTACCTAATTCATTCTCAAAATAAGAAAAATGTTGACCTAATAGTCTCTTTACAAGAAAAGAATAATGAGCTAATATTCAAAGAGTATATAGATAAAACAAAGACACCAGATGCAGGTGTAGTAGTAAAGAAATTAATTGACAATATTGAAAATTCATCTCATTTTGTTGAAGAGATAACAAAGGGAAATTTTACAGTGCAATGGGAAGGAATGGATGGAGATAAAAAGTTAATGAATGATGGAACTCTTGCCGGTAAATTAATTCAAATGAAAGAAACCATGTTAAAAGTTCAGGAAGAAACTGAATATAGATCATGGTTTAATAATGGAGTAACACAACTTACAGATACACTTAGAACATATCAGGATAACCCAGAAGAATTGTTTGATCAGGTATTGATGTTTATTGTAAAATACCTAAAAGCAAATCAAGGTTCATTGTTTATTCATGATAGTGAGTCTAATAAACTGGTATTAAAAGCTTGTTATGCATTTAACAGGAAAAAATATTTACAGAAAGAAGTCGCTCCGGGTGAAGGTTTAGTAGGTCAGATATTTTTAGAAAAAGAGCTGTTGCATTTAAGAAACCTTCCGAAAGATTATACTACTATTTCTTCTGGCTTAGGTGATTCGAAACCCGTAACACTCATTATAGTTCCTCTAATAAATAATGATGAAGTCTTGGGAGTGATGGAATTGGCTTCGTTCAAAACCATGGATAAAGAAACCGAAAACTTCTTAATTAAGGTTGCAGAAGTGATAGCTTCTAGTTTGTATGTGTATCAGAATAATGAGAAAACAAGAAAACTATTAGAGGTATCACAGATACAGGCTGAGGAACTTCGTTCTCAAGAAGAGGAAATGAGACAAAACTCAGAAGAACTACAGGCAACTCAAGAAGAGATGACACGCCAAAAAGAAGAATTGGAAAAAGAGTTAGCAGACCTAAGGGCTAAGCTTTCTTATGAAGAAACAAGTAATTAA
- a CDS encoding nuclear transport factor 2 family protein → MKKTLSLLIPVLLFVTTLFAGSNPEEEAALNSLILSSTKELSDYHKTKNKSAVLRHFHEKMIIDFTYISISGKVRTERIDFNEMAAHLEEIAHNKMGSTHDVEIMRTFVTGDIGVVSFTEDYEMKYGNEVLNKGSQLVTATAKKFGHEWKIIRMTVVEVENEKIKGTCLCELYSGEGTNGNYIAKTTSPGGKSYNSEMMHFTFRKEDRVKTIVKMEDTTYLWENSFAIWTTNHNGDKEKQVGQAASEAEVIKHLVGIEFKDHCTELVLRK, encoded by the coding sequence ATGAAAAAAACACTTAGTTTGTTAATACCGGTTTTACTTTTTGTTACAACATTATTTGCCGGTTCTAATCCAGAGGAGGAGGCAGCGCTTAATAGTTTGATTTTGAGTTCTACCAAAGAGCTTTCAGACTACCACAAAACGAAAAATAAGAGTGCTGTTCTTCGTCATTTCCACGAAAAAATGATAATAGATTTTACATATATAAGTATAAGCGGCAAAGTAAGAACTGAACGAATAGATTTTAATGAAATGGCTGCTCATCTCGAAGAGATTGCTCATAACAAAATGGGTAGTACGCATGATGTTGAAATTATGAGAACTTTTGTAACTGGCGATATTGGAGTAGTAAGCTTCACAGAGGATTATGAAATGAAATATGGAAACGAAGTGCTTAACAAAGGGTCTCAACTTGTAACAGCAACAGCTAAAAAGTTTGGTCACGAGTGGAAAATCATCAGAATGACAGTAGTAGAAGTTGAAAATGAGAAAATTAAAGGAACTTGTCTTTGTGAGTTATATTCAGGTGAGGGTACAAATGGCAACTATATTGCAAAAACTACATCTCCTGGTGGTAAAAGCTACAATTCAGAAATGATGCATTTCACTTTTAGAAAAGAAGACAGGGTAAAAACTATTGTAAAGATGGAAGATACTACTTACTTATGGGAAAATAGCTTTGCAATTTGGACAACCAACCACAATGGCGATAAAGAAAAACAAGTTGGTCAGGCTGCTTCAGAAGCGGAAGTAATTAAGCACTTGGTAGGTATCGAGTTTAAAGATCACTGCACTGAACTTGTACTTAGAAAATAA
- the hisH gene encoding imidazole glycerol phosphate synthase subunit HisH — translation MKIALVKYNAGNIQSVIYALNRLGIDPILTDDHEVLQSADKVIFPGVGEANAAMRSLKVKKLDEVIPKLKQPVFGICVGQQLLCKHSEENNTDCLGVFDLDVKKFPTENLKVPQIGWNNIHSVKSPLFEDLPEDSFVYFVHSYYTELSQQTIATADYGVPFSAALHKDNFYAAQFHPEKSSTVGSKILQNFIEKCN, via the coding sequence ATGAAAATAGCTCTGGTAAAATATAATGCGGGAAATATTCAATCGGTTATTTATGCCTTAAATCGCTTGGGAATAGATCCTATTCTTACAGATGACCATGAAGTTTTGCAATCGGCTGATAAAGTTATTTTTCCTGGTGTAGGCGAAGCAAACGCTGCCATGAGAAGCCTTAAAGTAAAAAAACTAGATGAGGTAATTCCTAAACTGAAACAACCAGTATTTGGCATTTGTGTTGGGCAACAGCTTTTATGTAAGCATTCTGAGGAGAATAATACAGACTGTTTAGGCGTGTTTGATTTGGATGTAAAGAAGTTTCCCACAGAAAACTTAAAAGTGCCTCAAATCGGTTGGAATAACATCCACTCAGTAAAAAGTCCTCTTTTTGAAGATTTGCCAGAAGACTCATTTGTCTATTTTGTACATAGTTATTATACCGAATTAAGCCAGCAAACTATTGCTACTGCTGACTATGGTGTTCCTTTTAGTGCAGCGTTACATAAAGATAATTTTTATGCGGCTCAGTTTCACCCAGAAAAAAGCAGTACTGTAGGCTCAAAAATTTTACAGAATTTTATAGAAAAATGTAATTAA
- a CDS encoding DUF2911 domain-containing protein — protein sequence MKILSLFFLLTLSFCFSNAQAQSFRGLDKSPLDVAYFPDNFAHDRKAGDEPVMKVTYSRPQKNNREVAGNLIPYGKVWRTGANEATEIKLFKDVTFAGKKLAKGTYSVFSIPSESEWTIIFSSDLDYWGAYKYDESNDVLRVSTKASKGSKSVEAFTIQFEQDGSGKGVMKMAWDEVLVELPFTY from the coding sequence ATGAAAATTTTATCGCTATTTTTTTTATTGACACTATCATTCTGTTTTTCTAATGCACAAGCACAATCTTTTAGAGGTTTAGATAAAAGCCCATTAGATGTTGCCTATTTTCCAGATAATTTTGCGCATGACAGAAAAGCAGGAGATGAACCAGTAATGAAAGTTACCTATAGTAGACCTCAAAAAAACAACCGTGAAGTAGCAGGTAATTTAATCCCTTACGGAAAAGTATGGAGAACTGGTGCTAATGAAGCCACAGAAATTAAACTATTTAAAGATGTTACTTTTGCTGGCAAAAAATTGGCTAAGGGTACTTATTCAGTATTTTCTATTCCAAGTGAATCTGAATGGACAATTATTTTTAGCTCAGACTTAGACTACTGGGGTGCTTACAAATACGACGAGTCAAACGATGTGTTAAGAGTAAGTACAAAAGCATCTAAAGGCTCAAAATCTGTTGAAGCATTTACTATTCAGTTTGAACAGGATGGTTCAGGTAAAGGAGTAATGAAAATGGCTTGGGATGAAGTTTTAGTAGAATTACCTTTTACTTACTAG
- the purU gene encoding formyltetrahydrofolate deformylase, translating to MKGENIKFLIQTDDKKGLISHITSFFFNLDLNILSCQQFTNTIHQQYFMRICLDAADLTFSREELETKFSALAKQLNLNWSVHYSEDITNVAIMVSKPTHCLYDLLERHREGYLKCNIPLVISNHLDLKYIADQYDIPYVHLPISKATKPQQETQVVELLQKHNIELIVLARYMQVLSADFIDKYPQQIINIHHAFLPAFQGANPYLKAYERGVKMIGATAHYATKDLDEGPIIEQDVERVSHESTPQNLKRIGADIEAIVLARAVNSHLENRVIVTGNRTIVFPETSA from the coding sequence ATGAAGGGCGAAAATATTAAATTTCTTATCCAGACAGATGATAAAAAAGGATTGATTAGTCATATTACATCTTTTTTCTTTAACCTCGATCTTAATATCCTGAGCTGTCAGCAGTTTACAAATACTATCCATCAGCAATATTTTATGCGTATTTGTCTGGATGCTGCAGATTTAACATTCTCAAGAGAAGAGCTGGAAACTAAATTTAGTGCATTGGCAAAACAGTTAAATTTAAACTGGTCTGTACATTATAGTGAAGACATTACTAATGTGGCAATTATGGTTTCTAAACCAACCCATTGTTTGTACGATTTGTTGGAGAGGCACCGTGAGGGTTATTTAAAATGCAATATTCCATTAGTTATCAGTAATCACCTAGATTTAAAATATATAGCTGACCAATATGATATTCCTTATGTGCATTTACCCATAAGTAAAGCCACAAAACCACAACAAGAAACACAAGTAGTTGAGCTTCTCCAAAAGCATAATATAGAGCTAATTGTGCTTGCCAGATATATGCAGGTACTTTCTGCCGATTTTATAGATAAATATCCTCAGCAAATAATCAATATCCACCATGCATTTTTACCGGCTTTTCAAGGAGCAAATCCTTACTTAAAGGCATATGAGAGAGGTGTGAAAATGATTGGGGCAACTGCTCATTATGCAACAAAAGATTTAGATGAAGGGCCAATTATAGAACAAGATGTAGAACGGGTATCTCACGAAAGTACACCTCAAAACCTAAAAAGAATTGGAGCTGATATTGAAGCTATTGTTTTAGCCAGAGCAGTTAACAGTCATCTTGAAAATCGTGTAATTGTAACAGGAAATAGAACCATCGTTTTTCCAGAAACTTCAGCATAA
- a CDS encoding alpha/beta fold hydrolase: MEFTAPELWKEKGMYFNYISHQIFYRVSEPAKTGGKPPLLLLHGFPTSSWDWHKLWPLLSEKFRLIAPDMMGFGFSDKPREYQYSILDQADMIELLLQKSKINKVHILAHDYGDTVAQELLARHQDRIQFREDGVLINSVTLLNGGLFPEVHHAKGLHKILSGPMGKYVAKFLSEKKFKDNMHAMFGNNYDVSEKELNAFWQIVNFNHGHRVIYKLLQYLNEKKSYRSRWVETLRKTEVPVRFIDGLQDSMFGKEMAKRYRELITDPDIVELSDSGHYPQIEQPEEVLKHFLVFHENMETV, from the coding sequence ATGGAATTTACTGCCCCAGAATTATGGAAAGAAAAAGGAATGTATTTTAATTACATTTCTCATCAGATTTTTTATCGAGTATCAGAACCTGCCAAAACAGGAGGTAAACCACCGCTATTACTGCTGCATGGCTTCCCAACCTCATCGTGGGATTGGCATAAGCTATGGCCACTCTTAAGTGAAAAGTTTAGGTTAATTGCACCTGATATGATGGGTTTCGGCTTTTCTGATAAACCAAGAGAGTATCAATATTCTATTTTAGATCAGGCAGATATGATAGAATTGTTGCTCCAAAAAAGTAAAATTAACAAAGTGCATATTCTTGCTCATGACTATGGAGATACAGTTGCACAAGAGTTATTAGCCAGACATCAAGATAGGATACAATTTAGAGAAGATGGTGTATTGATTAACTCTGTTACTTTGCTAAATGGTGGTTTATTTCCAGAAGTACATCACGCTAAAGGCTTGCATAAAATACTTTCTGGACCTATGGGTAAGTATGTGGCTAAGTTTTTATCTGAGAAAAAATTTAAAGATAACATGCATGCCATGTTTGGTAATAATTATGATGTTTCGGAAAAAGAGCTAAATGCATTTTGGCAGATAGTTAATTTTAATCATGGGCATAGGGTGATTTATAAATTACTTCAGTATTTGAATGAGAAGAAAAGTTATAGAAGTAGATGGGTAGAAACTTTAAGAAAAACTGAGGTTCCAGTGCGATTTATAGATGGTTTACAAGATTCTATGTTTGGTAAAGAAATGGCAAAAAGATATCGCGAGTTAATTACCGATCCTGATATTGTAGAACTATCTGACTCCGGCCATTATCCACAAATAGAACAACCTGAAGAGGTATTGAAACACTTCTTAGTATTTCATGAGAATATGGAAACTGTATAG
- a CDS encoding SRPBCC family protein, with protein MQALKKIGIGIGVLVVLLLLVGLFLPEDSYMQRQIVINAPIETVFEEVNDFKNWEKWSPFVAMDPTIKITYGAETVGKGASYSWDGEETGSGEQFILDSSPNQTIETKVIFIEGDSESMGFGHWQFKSVEDGVEVTWGFSTTATSYFEKYFGVLMDPFLGGIFQDGLESLKKVTEAKALNVSLN; from the coding sequence ATGCAAGCACTCAAAAAAATCGGTATAGGCATTGGAGTTCTGGTTGTATTACTTTTATTAGTTGGTTTATTTCTACCCGAAGATTCTTATATGCAGCGTCAAATAGTAATAAATGCTCCCATAGAAACTGTATTCGAAGAAGTAAACGATTTTAAAAATTGGGAAAAATGGTCTCCTTTTGTGGCTATGGATCCAACAATAAAAATAACATATGGTGCAGAAACTGTTGGTAAAGGTGCAAGTTATAGTTGGGATGGAGAAGAGACTGGTTCAGGAGAACAATTTATTTTAGACTCTTCGCCAAATCAAACAATAGAAACTAAAGTAATATTTATTGAAGGTGATTCCGAATCTATGGGATTTGGACATTGGCAGTTTAAAAGTGTAGAAGATGGTGTAGAAGTAACATGGGGCTTTAGTACTACTGCAACATCTTATTTTGAAAAATACTTTGGTGTATTAATGGATCCATTTCTTGGAGGTATATTTCAAGATGGACTCGAAAGTCTAAAAAAAGTAACCGAAGCAAAAGCCTTAAATGTTTCTCTTAACTAA
- a CDS encoding Dabb family protein: MLKLNSLLKIVIGLLFLAACNENGKQTSESVDTIEKASVTSNENNDEPMKKMLRHVVLFKFKEGTTETAVKEIEEAFKGLKEKIDVIKDFEWGTDVSVENKSEGFTHCFFVTFADEAGREVYLPHPDHKAFGGVAGPHIEKVLVFDYWVKK; this comes from the coding sequence ATGCTAAAACTAAACTCTCTGTTAAAAATAGTAATTGGCTTACTATTTTTGGCCGCTTGCAATGAAAATGGAAAACAAACGAGCGAAAGTGTTGATACTATTGAAAAAGCCTCGGTAACTTCAAATGAAAATAATGATGAACCTATGAAAAAGATGCTCAGACATGTAGTCTTGTTCAAGTTTAAAGAAGGGACTACTGAAACTGCAGTAAAAGAAATTGAAGAAGCATTTAAAGGCTTAAAAGAAAAAATTGATGTAATTAAAGATTTTGAATGGGGAACTGATGTAAGTGTAGAAAATAAGTCTGAAGGTTTCACTCATTGCTTTTTTGTAACATTTGCAGATGAAGCAGGCCGCGAAGTTTACTTACCACATCCCGACCATAAAGCTTTCGGGGGAGTTGCTGGCCCTCATATCGAAAAAGTTTTGGTTTTTGACTATTGGGTAAAAAAATAA
- a CDS encoding septal ring lytic transglycosylase RlpA family protein, producing the protein MKPYFLITSFVLLLFNMSFADIKADYHLGYKENGQASYYGKQFHGRLTANGEKYNMYALTAAHKTIPFNSLIRVRDLETGQSVIVRVNDRGPFVKGRVLDLSLGAAREIGMIQKGVANIEIEVLRVGIGDEDPVVSAKPESKPKTQQGKAVNAKEKTSNKKDGTYSIWGTEKKAKGFGIQLNSFTSSKQMLTSAKKARAQGLEDLYVQLVTMNGKQYYRLLYKAESNNKHLQKELRQVKKAGYKNAFIREHKA; encoded by the coding sequence ATGAAACCTTATTTTTTAATCACGTCATTCGTATTGTTGCTGTTTAATATGTCTTTTGCAGACATTAAAGCAGATTATCATTTAGGCTACAAAGAAAATGGACAGGCTTCTTATTACGGAAAGCAATTTCATGGAAGGTTAACTGCAAACGGGGAAAAATATAACATGTATGCACTTACTGCTGCCCATAAAACAATTCCCTTTAATAGTTTAATTAGAGTAAGAGACTTGGAAACAGGCCAAAGCGTAATTGTGAGAGTAAACGATAGAGGTCCTTTTGTAAAAGGTAGAGTATTAGACCTATCATTAGGTGCAGCACGTGAAATAGGTATGATCCAAAAGGGTGTTGCAAATATTGAAATTGAAGTACTACGAGTAGGTATTGGTGATGAAGATCCAGTAGTATCTGCTAAGCCCGAATCGAAACCAAAAACCCAGCAAGGTAAGGCTGTAAATGCTAAAGAGAAAACAAGCAATAAAAAAGATGGTACTTATAGTATTTGGGGTACCGAGAAAAAAGCTAAAGGATTTGGTATTCAGCTTAATTCATTTACTTCTAGCAAGCAAATGCTAACTAGTGCTAAAAAAGCCAGAGCACAAGGTTTAGAAGACTTATATGTACAATTAGTTACAATGAATGGGAAACAGTACTATCGTTTGTTGTACAAGGCAGAATCTAATAACAAACATCTGCAAAAAGAGCTAAGACAAGTTAAAAAAGCAGGTTACAAAAATGCTTTTATTAGAGAACACAAAGCTTAA